Genomic segment of Syntrophorhabdaceae bacterium:
ATATATCACTGCTTGCGCTTCTTTCTACAATACCGATGAGGTCCTCGATCCAGAAGAACCTCTTCGTATGCACATCCACCTTTGTGATCCCTCTCTGGTTGTGAGCCCCCCGCTCGCTTATCTCTTTGGAGCAGGGGCAAAGCGTGTTTATCGGGACGGAGACGGAGACGACAAATTCGGTCATGGTACTGTCCGCGTCCATGGATCCCTTGAACCCGCACTGATATTCCATGTAGCTCGGGGTCTTCGAGACGGGAGCCTCCTTCTTGATGAAGTAGGGAAAAGAGACGGACATATGGGCGGCTTCCGCATCGAGCCGCATCTTCATTTCCTTGAGGATGTCGGGGAAATTCCTCATGTTGATCATGTTCTTATATTCATGGAGGATCTCGACGAACCTGCTCATGTGGGTCCCCTTGCAGTGATGGGGAAGGGTTACATACATGTCGATGGTGGCGATGGTATTTTGGTGACCGTTCGCCCTGTCGAGGACGATTATGGGGTACTTGACGTTCTTGACGCCCACCTTGTCGATCTCAATCTCACGGCTGTCATGCATGCTCTGGACGTCGGCCATTTTTTTTCTATCGTTCATAGGACGCATAGGCCCTTTCCGATTCCCAGACCCTGACCTCCCTGACGGAGACGCGCTCGCCGCCCGTGCGCCTATCCATCTCCGAGAATATATACATGGCGATGTATTCGGCGGAGCTGGCCCGCTCTGCGAAGAAGGGTATGTCGTTGATATACTTGTGGTCGAGGATATCGAGAACCTCCTGGAGGTCCGCCTTGATGGTCTGGAAATCAACGAGCATCCCGTCAT
This window contains:
- the queD gene encoding 6-carboxytetrahydropterin synthase QueD; this translates as MFTLCVKDSFAAAHRLVGYKGKCEELHGHNFTVEVFISGDRLGDDGMLVDFQTIKADLQEVLDILDHKYINDIPFFAERASSAEYIAMYIFSEMDRRTGGERVSVREVRVWESERAYASYER
- the folE2 gene encoding GTP cyclohydrolase FolE2, producing MNDRKKMADVQSMHDSREIEIDKVGVKNVKYPIIVLDRANGHQNTIATIDMYVTLPHHCKGTHMSRFVEILHEYKNMINMRNFPDILKEMKMRLDAEAAHMSVSFPYFIKKEAPVSKTPSYMEYQCGFKGSMDADSTMTEFVVSVSVPINTLCPCSKEISERGAHNQRGITKVDVHTKRFFWIEDLIGIVERSASSDIYSILKREDEKFITEHAFDNPRFVEDVVRDISERLTQDTNVRWFAIEAENFESIHNHSAYAYLERDNKGGNV